One Halarcobacter ebronensis genomic window carries:
- the hpf gene encoding ribosome hibernation-promoting factor, HPF/YfiA family produces MNTSIVGRHIELTEPIKDYVNSSIEIFKKYNLDIISVGAIISQEEKNGRKAFTFEFTLNIAHLDTVVVKQKDKDLYSAIDIAVDRVSKVLRRHHDKITGHKATKLSEVEANEIEDEVAAQLEKFENEIIPVKMASYKPIDIEEALNALKSGDDVFKVFYDKDHNLRVLYKTKEQGIFGLY; encoded by the coding sequence ATGAATACAAGTATTGTAGGAAGACACATAGAATTAACTGAACCTATTAAAGATTATGTTAATAGTTCAATTGAAATTTTCAAAAAATACAATTTAGATATTATATCTGTAGGTGCGATTATTTCACAAGAAGAGAAAAATGGTAGAAAAGCTTTCACATTTGAATTTACATTAAATATAGCGCATTTAGACACTGTTGTTGTTAAACAAAAAGATAAAGATCTATATTCTGCAATTGATATAGCTGTTGATAGAGTATCTAAAGTTTTAAGAAGACATCACGATAAAATTACAGGGCATAAAGCAACTAAACTTAGTGAAGTTGAAGCAAATGAAATCGAAGATGAAGTTGCTGCACAACTTGAAAAATTCGAAAATGAGATTATTCCTGTAAAAATGGCTTCATACAAACCAATTGACATTGAAGAGGCTTTAAATGCTTTAAAATCAGGTGATGATGTATTTAAAGTGTTCTACGATAAAGATCATAACTTAAGAGTACTATATAAAACAAAAGAACAAGGTATATTTGGATTATACTAA
- a CDS encoding TolC family protein codes for MNKNLLFITILFSFGSLIQAEELEILSPTQKSIYNTKKKIIEEDKKINEKSWLSNINLNSSIVRDKDEKDTKEFSLSYEQPIFKFGGILNTIDVAKIQEQYDLMDLNITFIEYINTIYTTVVNLKLTDLNIEKQKLSIENKTISLEIIKAEYKAGQTDVTNLNDTIMEKNALEEELAEQLRTKQEYLSTLSQYTKLDYKKIDIPNLKLKELDSYLKDSREIKLAKYNEDISKLNYKIKKSDYLPELSLTSNYGYDFTKSDGENSYNYGVKISIPISFSSINEIEKYQLDYLLSQKQKEQKEIDETVAYNKIIENIRKYNNSTNIASKDIKLYEELLDSVSQEYNAGYKAIEDVEILSNTKKMRELDVEINKLNILTQLIAMYY; via the coding sequence ATGAATAAAAACCTTTTATTTATAACAATTCTTTTCTCTTTTGGCTCTTTAATACAAGCAGAAGAGCTTGAAATCTTATCTCCAACACAAAAGAGTATTTATAATACAAAGAAAAAGATAATAGAAGAGGATAAAAAGATTAATGAAAAGAGTTGGTTGTCTAATATAAATCTAAATAGTTCAATTGTTCGAGATAAGGATGAAAAAGATACAAAAGAATTTTCTCTCTCTTATGAACAACCAATATTCAAATTTGGAGGGATTTTAAATACAATAGATGTTGCAAAGATTCAAGAACAATATGATTTGATGGACTTGAATATAACTTTTATAGAGTATATAAATACAATTTATACTACTGTAGTAAATCTAAAACTTACAGATCTGAATATAGAAAAACAGAAGCTCTCTATTGAGAATAAAACAATTAGTTTAGAGATAATAAAAGCTGAGTATAAAGCAGGTCAAACTGATGTTACAAACCTAAATGACACAATAATGGAAAAAAATGCTTTGGAAGAGGAGTTAGCTGAACAATTAAGAACAAAACAAGAGTATCTTTCTACTCTTTCACAATATACCAAACTTGATTATAAAAAAATTGATATTCCTAATTTGAAATTAAAAGAGTTAGATAGCTATTTAAAAGATTCAAGAGAGATTAAATTAGCTAAATATAATGAAGATATCTCTAAACTAAACTACAAAATCAAAAAAAGTGATTATCTCCCTGAACTTTCATTAACTTCAAACTATGGTTATGATTTTACTAAGTCAGATGGAGAGAATAGTTATAACTATGGAGTTAAGATTTCAATTCCTATAAGTTTTTCTTCAATTAATGAGATTGAAAAATATCAATTAGATTACCTTTTATCTCAAAAGCAAAAAGAGCAAAAAGAGATTGATGAGACTGTTGCATATAATAAAATTATTGAGAATATAAGGAAATATAACAACTCTACAAATATTGCTTCAAAAGATATAAAACTTTATGAAGAGCTTTTAGATAGCGTTAGTCAAGAGTATAATGCAGGATATAAAGCAATTGAAGATGTAGAGATTTTAAGTAATACAAAAAAAATGAGAGAACTTGATGTCGAAATAAACAAACTTAATATTTTAACACAACTAATTGCAATGTATTACTAA
- a CDS encoding HlyD family secretion protein encodes MKYLLIFLPIFIYAKSYIGVVEPVNEFTIYAKTSGEIVSLDKNDEMKILTKDIIKIDKSLEVDTLKLYEEQLKLYNQKLEIMQSNYEKYITIRGMSKVDKDNKLLEIIDLKNSIATLKISIVDLKNSIKDKTISINNLYLKEFLVNKYDYLTAGTKVATVYDMSKSKLTVYVNAEDYKNIKNKLIYINDVKSDYKINKIDITTDTTYISSYKTEVLIDSKEYGKTLKVEFKNE; translated from the coding sequence ATGAAATATTTACTGATTTTTTTACCAATTTTTATCTATGCAAAGAGTTATATAGGTGTAGTTGAACCTGTAAATGAGTTTACAATATATGCTAAAACTTCGGGGGAAATAGTATCTTTGGATAAAAATGATGAGATGAAAATATTAACAAAAGATATTATAAAAATTGACAAAAGCTTAGAAGTTGATACTCTAAAACTATATGAAGAGCAGTTAAAACTATATAATCAAAAGCTTGAGATTATGCAAAGTAATTATGAAAAATACATAACAATAAGAGGAATGAGTAAAGTTGATAAAGATAATAAACTATTGGAGATAATTGACCTAAAAAACTCTATTGCAACTCTTAAAATATCAATTGTAGATTTGAAAAATAGTATTAAAGATAAAACCATAAGTATTAATAATCTATATTTAAAAGAGTTTTTAGTAAATAAATATGATTATTTAACAGCTGGAACAAAGGTTGCTACTGTTTATGATATGTCAAAATCAAAATTAACTGTTTATGTTAATGCTGAAGATTATAAAAACATAAAAAATAAGCTTATATATATTAATGATGTAAAGAGTGATTATAAAATAAATAAAATAGATATTACAACAGATACTACATATATATCTTCTTATAAAACAGAAGTTTTAATAGATTCTAAAGAGTATGGAAAAACTTTGAAAGTGGAGTTTAAAAATGAATAA
- a CDS encoding efflux RND transporter permease subunit produces MKRLIHFFLDNARLNYTILIFLIFMGISSYIKIPKEVFPIVAENQIVVRGSYVGANAASLNSFAVTEIENELESVVGIKEIESTIRSGSFSIVLYLEDSYEPNDLINDVKDAISVVRSSLPSDMDEPTASVVKRTMSLLTIALTGDDEKELLDISKDLKTEIFKFNHINEIQISGDSDLQIDIYLDEEKLNAYGINSKSLISQIQNLSYIYPVASIEQKGNYVYVNTTDKKLVDNFWENSLIEVNSKKLYLSDLATIKIHYPKEDTIARVNGKSSITLNIYKDEQANVIELSKEVQKYLQEFKKNHKNINIEVIHDDAKPIKERLNTVISNISFGLVLVGLSMFVLISPRISVVVVLGIPFSFIIGVITFYYAGYSLSMLSLLAVLIMIGIIVDDAIVVSENIQRYLDEGKSIKDAVYKGTIEMLPPVLVASLTTVFAFLPMLYLSGRIGSFISIIPIVVSILIVASLIESFLFLPIHAKHMLKPKEKMLNWAPVYKFYEKILHLLIHNKFIFLGTFVIVVPLATFFMATSMRFQFFPNMDSDRITLSVKFDESKSLEDSSQIAKSFEKVLLDNKKELNLKTLQNRVGLFSSLSGDSESIENAFTMSLMLEDFKENNWIQNYLQPIFTFSFDFEQKEKTRIKKSFEIQKEVQTLIEPLLKKFDVTDKTLTTTRIGIVRTDLEFKISSKDSNLIQESIQKLKEELAKIDGVVDISDNAELGKYEYRYKVNNYGESLGLTESYIANALNSYFMERDQTKAVSIDGLVDVKTQLLTKDNLDSFKNFQLPLEDGRFVELSKVVDFTITKDFETLEKENSKIIKTVYANVELEKLTSSEALDKIRPALNEIEKSGVEIILGGEFEQNEQLKDELSIAVMISIFLIFIVLLINFPSFRISFIIISVIPFSLIGALLGHLVMGLNIMMPSLIGMLGLAGVVINDGIIMLDFIKNTKTKEEFYSRAKLRIRPILITSITTLLGLSTLIFYPSGQGVVLQPLAISLGFGLLWGTILNLIYLPALYAVLFKLKD; encoded by the coding sequence ATGAAGAGATTAATACACTTTTTTCTAGATAATGCTAGGCTAAACTACACAATACTAATTTTTTTAATTTTCATGGGGATTAGTTCATATATAAAGATACCTAAAGAGGTTTTTCCTATTGTTGCAGAAAACCAAATTGTTGTTAGAGGAAGTTATGTAGGCGCAAATGCAGCAAGTTTGAACTCTTTTGCTGTAACAGAGATAGAAAATGAACTTGAGAGCGTAGTAGGGATAAAAGAGATTGAATCAACTATTCGTTCAGGCTCTTTTAGTATTGTTTTATATTTAGAAGATTCTTACGAACCAAATGATTTAATAAATGATGTAAAAGATGCAATAAGTGTTGTTAGAAGTTCCCTTCCTAGCGATATGGATGAACCAACTGCATCTGTTGTAAAAAGAACAATGTCTTTGTTAACAATTGCCCTAACAGGCGATGATGAAAAAGAACTTTTAGATATCTCTAAAGATTTAAAAACTGAAATTTTCAAATTTAACCATATAAATGAGATACAAATAAGTGGTGATTCTGATTTACAAATTGATATCTATTTAGATGAAGAGAAACTAAATGCTTATGGAATAAATAGTAAATCACTTATTTCACAAATTCAAAATCTATCATATATCTACCCTGTGGCTTCAATTGAGCAAAAAGGGAACTATGTTTATGTAAATACTACAGATAAAAAATTAGTTGATAATTTTTGGGAAAATTCATTAATAGAAGTTAATTCAAAAAAACTCTATCTTTCTGATTTGGCAACTATAAAAATTCATTATCCAAAAGAGGACACAATTGCAAGGGTAAATGGTAAAAGTTCCATTACTTTAAATATTTACAAAGATGAACAAGCAAATGTAATTGAGCTCTCTAAAGAGGTTCAAAAATATCTACAAGAGTTCAAAAAAAATCATAAAAATATAAATATTGAAGTGATTCATGATGATGCAAAACCAATTAAAGAGAGACTAAATACAGTAATCTCAAATATTTCATTTGGATTGGTTTTAGTTGGATTATCTATGTTTGTACTTATTAGTCCAAGAATATCTGTGGTTGTAGTTCTAGGTATTCCTTTCTCATTTATTATAGGTGTAATTACTTTTTATTATGCAGGTTATAGCCTCTCTATGTTATCACTTTTAGCTGTTTTAATTATGATAGGTATTATTGTTGATGATGCAATTGTTGTAAGTGAAAATATTCAAAGATATTTAGATGAAGGCAAGAGCATAAAAGATGCTGTTTATAAAGGAACTATTGAGATGCTTCCTCCTGTATTAGTTGCATCTTTAACAACTGTTTTTGCTTTTTTACCAATGTTATATCTATCTGGAAGAATAGGCTCTTTTATTAGTATTATTCCTATTGTTGTTTCAATATTAATTGTTGCCTCTTTAATAGAATCATTTTTATTTCTTCCAATACATGCAAAACACATGTTAAAACCAAAAGAGAAGATGTTAAACTGGGCACCTGTTTATAAATTTTATGAGAAAATTCTTCATCTGCTTATTCATAATAAATTTATTTTTCTTGGAACTTTTGTAATAGTTGTACCCTTAGCAACTTTTTTTATGGCAACAAGTATGAGATTTCAATTTTTTCCAAATATGGATAGTGATAGAATCACACTTTCAGTAAAGTTTGATGAATCAAAATCTTTAGAAGACTCTTCACAGATTGCAAAAAGTTTTGAAAAGGTACTTTTAGATAATAAAAAAGAACTTAATCTAAAAACTTTACAAAATAGAGTAGGGCTCTTTTCTTCTTTAAGTGGAGATAGTGAAAGTATAGAAAATGCCTTTACTATGAGTTTGATGCTTGAAGATTTCAAAGAGAACAACTGGATACAAAACTATTTACAACCTATTTTTACATTCTCTTTTGATTTTGAACAAAAAGAAAAAACAAGAATTAAAAAAAGCTTTGAGATTCAAAAAGAGGTTCAAACTTTAATTGAACCTCTATTAAAAAAGTTTGATGTTACGGACAAAACTCTTACAACCACTAGAATTGGTATTGTAAGAACCGATTTAGAGTTTAAAATCTCTTCAAAAGATTCTAATTTGATTCAGGAATCAATACAAAAACTAAAAGAGGAGTTAGCGAAAATTGATGGAGTTGTTGATATCTCTGATAATGCTGAGCTTGGTAAGTATGAGTATAGATATAAAGTCAATAATTACGGGGAATCTTTAGGGTTAACAGAGAGTTATATTGCAAATGCTTTAAATAGCTATTTTATGGAAAGAGATCAAACTAAAGCTGTTAGTATTGATGGTCTTGTTGATGTAAAAACACAGCTTTTAACAAAAGATAATTTAGATTCATTTAAAAACTTCCAATTACCTCTTGAAGACGGTAGATTTGTAGAGTTAAGTAAAGTTGTTGATTTTACCATTACAAAAGATTTTGAGACTTTAGAAAAAGAGAATTCAAAAATTATAAAAACAGTTTATGCAAATGTTGAGTTAGAAAAACTAACTTCAAGCGAAGCTCTAGACAAAATAAGACCTGCATTAAATGAGATTGAAAAAAGTGGTGTTGAGATAATACTAGGTGGTGAATTTGAGCAAAATGAACAATTAAAAGATGAGTTAAGTATTGCAGTAATGATATCAATATTTTTGATATTTATAGTACTTCTAATTAACTTCCCATCTTTTAGAATCTCTTTTATTATCATTTCAGTAATACCTTTTTCTCTTATAGGTGCTTTATTAGGGCACCTTGTTATGGGTTTAAATATTATGATGCCTTCATTAATTGGTATGTTGGGACTTGCAGGAGTTGTTATCAATGATGGTATTATTATGCTTGATTTTATAAAAAATACAAAAACAAAAGAGGAGTTTTATAGTAGGGCAAAATTAAGAATAAGACCTATTTTAATTACCTCTATAACTACACTTTTAGGATTATCAACTTTGATCTTTTATCCATCGGGTCAAGGAGTTGTTTTACAGCCCCTTGCAATATCTTTAGGATTTGGTCTTTTATGGGGAACAATTCTAAACTTAATATATCTACCTGCACTATATGCAGTACTTTTTAAACTAAAGGATTAA
- a CDS encoding EF-hand domain-containing protein, which produces MNTITSQNSDLLSLLNIISDNSLRRNDTNSDGALSIDEVDLEDDIFSLMDSDSDGLLTQSEITKAIDSKLSEYSEMPTSEEFASLLTDLGLQMPDSPTQTNNTNSSDFVSELISAYDTNKDSILSEDELSLLTSEEFTALDSDGDGSVTTDELTAAVDSIAAGSTAPVAPGGSSSSSSSENEEDYDIMDTNKDGVVSKEEMEAYYGISNTSESNSSNSKASNNDSIENIKKLFDVIKNTTQDDEEDLKLSNFSNIMKMFNNENNSNEFNTYVNNLSDKSSSLYGYA; this is translated from the coding sequence ATGAATACTATAACTTCGCAAAATTCAGACTTGCTATCTCTACTCAATATAATCTCTGATAACTCTTTAAGACGGAATGATACCAATAGTGATGGTGCTTTAAGTATTGATGAAGTTGATTTAGAAGATGATATATTCAGCTTAATGGATAGCGATTCAGATGGTTTATTAACTCAAAGTGAAATAACAAAAGCAATAGATAGTAAGCTTTCAGAATATAGTGAAATGCCTACATCAGAAGAGTTTGCTTCTTTATTGACAGATCTTGGTTTGCAGATGCCAGATTCACCCACTCAAACCAATAACACAAACAGTAGTGATTTTGTTTCAGAATTAATCTCTGCCTATGATACAAACAAAGATTCAATTCTTAGCGAAGATGAACTATCTTTATTAACCAGTGAAGAATTTACTGCATTAGATAGTGATGGTGATGGTTCAGTTACCACAGATGAATTAACTGCTGCTGTTGATTCTATTGCCGCAGGTTCAACAGCTCCAGTTGCTCCAGGAGGTTCATCTTCATCAAGTAGTAGCGAAAATGAAGAAGATTACGATATTATGGATACAAACAAAGATGGAGTTGTATCAAAAGAAGAGATGGAAGCTTATTATGGAATTAGTAATACTAGTGAGTCAAATAGTTCCAATTCTAAAGCTAGTAATAACGATTCTATAGAGAATATAAAAAAGCTATTTGATGTTATAAAAAATACTACACAAGATGATGAAGAAGATCTAAAATTAAGTAATTTTAGTAATATTATGAAGATGTTCAATAATGAAAATAACTCAAATGAATTTAATACGTATGTAAATAATTTATCTGATAAATCTTCATCCTTGTATGGTTATGCATAA
- the fliD gene encoding flagellar filament capping protein FliD — protein MAEGILGLGSSGSLELNDELIEKLKTAETTAYVDPIDDSIEKKEAELTASEKIADKIAELLTVVEGFDLYTSDTNVFDQVTASTTGTSASFDATDTSNLNPGTIVVNVTQLATKDVYQSSLISDPTSYIGAGKLTITVGEDSYTFDTTDEMTYEDLVTNLNYTSALDASLEKVSDNSYRLVIKSSESGLENAVTISQTDIDLGFGADESHIQTSQNFIGTIDGISYNMSSNKITMNNGLIITAVDEGKSSISISNDDSYITEQISKMATVYNELVDLVSSSTTADDDGNVLISDSSAIKSILSDIKNMFFDSYGLEDEENIFVYGISFDTSGYMQIDASELAEAVTNNYDDLKELFVGYAEKEGIGTKLSTYLDDLDSSSGTLTTFLNKVQSSIDDLNDNKEEEETRIDTKYQQLSEQFAAYTVIITQMENAFQSLKILMDSNNNDN, from the coding sequence ATGGCTGAAGGAATTTTAGGACTTGGAAGTTCAGGCAGTTTAGAATTAAATGATGAGTTAATTGAAAAGCTAAAAACAGCTGAAACTACAGCATATGTAGACCCTATTGATGACAGTATTGAAAAGAAAGAAGCAGAATTAACTGCTTCAGAGAAGATTGCAGATAAAATTGCAGAGTTACTGACTGTAGTTGAAGGATTTGATTTATATACATCCGATACTAATGTATTTGACCAAGTTACTGCTTCTACAACAGGTACTTCAGCAAGTTTTGATGCTACTGACACATCAAATTTAAATCCTGGGACAATTGTAGTCAATGTTACACAACTGGCAACTAAAGATGTTTATCAATCTAGCTTAATTAGTGATCCAACTTCATATATTGGGGCTGGAAAATTAACAATTACTGTTGGTGAAGATAGTTATACTTTTGACACAACAGATGAAATGACATATGAAGATTTAGTTACTAATTTGAATTATACAAGTGCTCTTGATGCTTCTTTAGAAAAAGTTAGTGACAACTCTTATAGATTAGTTATTAAAAGTTCAGAAAGTGGATTAGAAAATGCAGTAACAATTTCTCAGACAGATATTGATCTAGGATTTGGAGCAGATGAAAGTCATATTCAAACATCACAAAACTTTATTGGTACTATTGACGGTATTAGTTATAATATGTCTTCAAATAAAATTACAATGAATAATGGACTTATTATTACAGCTGTTGATGAAGGAAAATCTTCTATATCAATTTCAAATGATGATTCATACATTACTGAACAAATTTCAAAAATGGCAACAGTTTATAATGAATTAGTTGATTTGGTTAGTTCTTCTACTACGGCAGATGATGATGGAAATGTTTTGATTTCAGATTCAAGCGCAATAAAATCAATTTTAAGTGATATTAAAAATATGTTTTTTGATTCATATGGATTAGAAGATGAAGAAAATATTTTTGTTTATGGAATTTCTTTTGATACAAGTGGATACATGCAAATTGATGCTTCTGAACTTGCAGAAGCAGTTACAAATAACTATGATGATTTAAAAGAGTTATTTGTTGGGTATGCAGAGAAAGAAGGAATTGGTACTAAGTTAAGTACCTATCTTGATGATTTAGACAGTAGTTCTGGTACTTTAACAACTTTTTTAAATAAAGTGCAAAGTAGTATTGATGATTTGAATGATAATAAAGAAGAGGAAGAGACTAGAATTGATACTAAATATCAACAATTGTCAGAACAATTTGCTGCATATACTGTAATTATTACTCAAATGGAAAATGCATTTCAATCTCTAAAAATATTAATGGACAGTAACAATAACGATAACTAA
- a CDS encoding flagellar hook-associated protein FlgK, giving the protein MMDSLYIAQTGLKTSRYGVDVTSNNIANEDTKGYKKRVIQTSELNSLENNIGNGVSFDGVIRTTSQYLYSQILNQNSYSTYYTQQNSTLSSAEMIFKETATSGFSVTLNNFFTAVESLRGEPTSSTYQAEVDTQAQMVITGIKGVYADLEELQDDNLSLLKDQVDEVNSILEQIVHLNRKMVETGETNDLLDKRDALESQLSDYGDIDVSTANGNYTLKIGGENVIFNTSSFHKLSINEEYIQQKDIYTTTELEDSNVSDGDTITISLNNTTTLTLSANVSGLPENELKQQIVDAINSNPAFNSVEAYLDSSNNLVIKGVEGGEDNAFDIKITVNNATLEKDAISQESLDHVSVAVYNNELNLSGGSMKSLSENLTSETSEILSYKRALNDFVKAFVEAYSKDNSTTLFTGTSVNTLSYVKNSTFSLTAGDLEAISQVQWNDNLSIGNDSSVSLDEFYKKLLVRVSTDVEDNSFNSESQDAVLNSMLTTYENLTKVDPDSEMISLMQYQAAYEANAKVITAVDEMLQTILNM; this is encoded by the coding sequence ATGATGGATTCATTATATATAGCTCAAACTGGGCTTAAAACATCAAGATATGGGGTTGATGTTACTTCAAATAATATTGCAAATGAGGATACAAAAGGATATAAAAAAAGAGTTATCCAAACTAGTGAATTAAATTCATTAGAGAATAATATAGGGAATGGTGTATCCTTTGATGGTGTGATAAGAACTACTAGTCAATATTTGTATAGTCAAATTTTGAATCAAAATAGTTATTCAACTTATTATACTCAACAAAATAGTACATTAAGTAGTGCAGAGATGATTTTTAAAGAGACTGCAACAAGTGGATTTTCAGTAACTTTAAATAATTTCTTTACTGCTGTTGAGAGTTTAAGAGGAGAACCCACATCATCAACCTATCAAGCAGAAGTTGATACACAAGCTCAAATGGTTATAACTGGAATAAAAGGTGTATATGCTGATTTAGAAGAGTTACAAGATGATAATTTGTCTTTACTAAAGGATCAAGTTGACGAAGTAAATTCAATATTAGAACAAATTGTTCATTTAAATAGAAAAATGGTTGAAACAGGTGAAACAAATGATCTTCTTGATAAGAGAGATGCTTTGGAAAGTCAGTTATCAGATTATGGAGATATTGATGTAAGTACAGCAAATGGTAATTATACATTAAAAATTGGAGGTGAAAATGTAATATTTAATACTTCTAGTTTTCATAAATTATCTATTAATGAAGAGTATATTCAACAAAAAGACATATATACAACTACAGAATTAGAAGATTCAAATGTATCTGATGGAGATACAATTACTATTTCACTTAATAATACAACAACATTAACATTAAGTGCAAATGTTAGTGGATTACCAGAAAATGAATTAAAGCAACAAATTGTTGATGCAATAAATAGTAATCCTGCTTTTAATTCAGTTGAGGCATATCTCGACTCTTCTAATAATCTTGTAATTAAAGGAGTTGAAGGTGGTGAAGATAATGCCTTTGATATAAAAATTACTGTGAATAATGCAACATTAGAAAAAGATGCAATTTCACAAGAATCCTTGGACCATGTGTCTGTTGCAGTTTATAATAATGAGTTAAATTTATCAGGTGGTTCAATGAAATCTTTATCTGAAAATTTGACAAGTGAAACATCTGAAATATTATCATATAAGCGTGCCTTAAATGATTTTGTAAAGGCATTTGTTGAAGCTTATTCTAAAGATAATAGTACAACACTATTTACAGGTACAAGCGTAAATACTTTAAGTTATGTAAAAAATAGTACTTTTTCTTTAACAGCGGGTGATTTAGAAGCTATTTCACAAGTACAATGGAATGATAATTTATCAATAGGTAATGATAGTTCAGTATCATTAGATGAATTTTATAAAAAGTTATTAGTTAGAGTTTCAACAGATGTTGAAGATAATTCTTTTAATTCTGAGTCTCAAGATGCAGTTTTAAACTCAATGTTAACAACTTATGAAAATTTAACAAAAGTTGACCCAGATTCAGAGATGATTAGTTTGATGCAATATCAAGCTGCATATGAAGCAAATGCTAAAGTAATTACAGCAGTTGATGAAATGTTACAAACTATTTTAAATATGTAG